Proteins encoded within one genomic window of Brassica rapa cultivar Chiifu-401-42 chromosome A09, CAAS_Brap_v3.01, whole genome shotgun sequence:
- the LOC103839490 gene encoding homeobox-leucine zipper protein ATHB-17 isoform X1 translates to MIISNYMKIHTHTHTHIYIYIYIYITNICRFFVVVINYNILHAKKKKSDEGSSGEREQLKLDMNRLPSSHEDEELSHGGSAPPCKKLRLTKEQSRLLEDSFRQNHTLNPKQKETLAEHLMLRPRQIEVWFQNRRARSKMKQTEMECAYLKRWFGSLTEQNNRLHIEVEELRAMKVGSSTMTSTSSLTMCPRCERVTTAAIPSMAVVDVPAKKLMIPPQEREH, encoded by the exons ATGATCATAAGTAACTATATgaaaatacacacacacacacacacacacatatatatatatatatatatatatataacaaatatttgtcggttctttgttgttgttatcaATTATAATATTCTtcacgcaaaaaaaaaaaaatcagatgaaGGAAGTAGCGGAGAAAGAGAACAGCTGAAGCTAGACATGAATCGTTTGCCATCCTCTCACGAGGATGAAGAACTCAGCCACGGTGGCTCTGCTCCTCCGTGCAAGAAACTCCGTCTAACCAAAGAACAGTCTCGCCTTCTTGAAGATAGTTTCAGACAAAATCATACCCTTAATCCT aaacaaaagGAAACACTTGCTGAACATCTGATGCTACGACCAAGACAAATTGAAGTTTGGTTCCAAAACCGTAGAGCAAG GAGTAAAATGAAGCAAACTGAGATGGAATGTGCGTATCTTAAAAGGTGGTTTGGTTCATTAACAGAGCAAAACAACAGGCTCCATATAGAAGTAGAAGAGCTTAGAGCTATGAAGGTGGGCTCATCCACAATGACCTCCACCTCGAGCCTCACCATGTGTCCTCGCTGCGAGCGAGTTACCACCGCAGCGATCCCCTCTATGGCTGTGGTGGACGTTCCGGCCAAGAAATTAATGATTCCGCCGCAAGAGCGCGAGCATTGA
- the LOC103839490 gene encoding homeobox-leucine zipper protein ATHB-17 isoform X2 has product MAILTENSSNLDLTISTPGFSSSPRSDEGSSGEREQLKLDMNRLPSSHEDEELSHGGSAPPCKKLRLTKEQSRLLEDSFRQNHTLNPKQKETLAEHLMLRPRQIEVWFQNRRARSKMKQTEMECAYLKRWFGSLTEQNNRLHIEVEELRAMKVGSSTMTSTSSLTMCPRCERVTTAAIPSMAVVDVPAKKLMIPPQEREH; this is encoded by the exons ATGGCGATATTAACAGAGAACTCTTCAAACTTGGATCTCACTATCTCCACTCCAGGCTTCTCTTCCTCTCCTCGCTCCG atgaaGGAAGTAGCGGAGAAAGAGAACAGCTGAAGCTAGACATGAATCGTTTGCCATCCTCTCACGAGGATGAAGAACTCAGCCACGGTGGCTCTGCTCCTCCGTGCAAGAAACTCCGTCTAACCAAAGAACAGTCTCGCCTTCTTGAAGATAGTTTCAGACAAAATCATACCCTTAATCCT aaacaaaagGAAACACTTGCTGAACATCTGATGCTACGACCAAGACAAATTGAAGTTTGGTTCCAAAACCGTAGAGCAAG GAGTAAAATGAAGCAAACTGAGATGGAATGTGCGTATCTTAAAAGGTGGTTTGGTTCATTAACAGAGCAAAACAACAGGCTCCATATAGAAGTAGAAGAGCTTAGAGCTATGAAGGTGGGCTCATCCACAATGACCTCCACCTCGAGCCTCACCATGTGTCCTCGCTGCGAGCGAGTTACCACCGCAGCGATCCCCTCTATGGCTGTGGTGGACGTTCCGGCCAAGAAATTAATGATTCCGCCGCAAGAGCGCGAGCATTGA